The proteins below are encoded in one region of Prosthecobacter dejongeii:
- the rsmH gene encoding 16S rRNA (cytosine(1402)-N(4))-methyltransferase RsmH, whose amino-acid sequence MNSEATPSGPDPTPAVHKRRPRYSGKNPRRFEDKYKELNADKYPDEVAKVLAAGKTPAGQHVPIMVTEVLECLQLQAGQRAVDCTLGYGGHTRAMWERLQPGGHLMSLDADPIELERTLARLRTDGMGEDSFTARRCNFAGLVKALADQGWAEGADAIFADLGLSSMQIDNPARGFTFKHDGPLDMRLNPQRGKPASAWLAEMTPENLTLLLEENADEPRAALIAQHLCKAGRQAPLTRTKALAESIRQALPRTVSAEDADATVRRVFQAIRIAVNEEFTVLDSLLRALPASLKPGGRVAILTFHSGEDRRVKKAFQEGLHLGQYSTAAREVIRATPSEQHQNPRSAPAKLRWAIRAE is encoded by the coding sequence ATGAACTCTGAGGCCACCCCCTCCGGGCCCGATCCCACCCCTGCCGTCCACAAACGCCGACCACGCTACAGCGGTAAAAACCCGCGTCGGTTTGAGGACAAGTACAAGGAGCTGAATGCCGATAAGTACCCGGACGAAGTCGCGAAGGTCCTGGCTGCGGGCAAAACCCCTGCTGGCCAGCATGTCCCCATCATGGTGACAGAGGTGCTGGAGTGCCTGCAACTGCAAGCGGGGCAGCGCGCGGTGGACTGCACTCTAGGTTATGGCGGGCACACCCGCGCGATGTGGGAGCGGCTGCAACCCGGTGGGCACCTGATGTCCCTGGATGCGGACCCCATCGAGCTGGAGCGCACCCTCGCGCGTTTGCGCACGGATGGCATGGGGGAAGACAGCTTCACGGCCCGCCGCTGCAACTTTGCCGGACTGGTGAAGGCCCTGGCCGACCAAGGTTGGGCAGAGGGAGCTGATGCCATCTTTGCCGATTTAGGTCTGTCCTCCATGCAGATTGATAACCCGGCGCGCGGTTTTACCTTCAAACATGACGGCCCCCTGGACATGCGCCTGAACCCGCAGCGGGGTAAACCGGCCTCGGCTTGGCTGGCCGAGATGACGCCTGAAAATCTCACCCTCCTGCTGGAGGAAAATGCCGATGAGCCCCGCGCGGCGCTCATCGCCCAGCACCTGTGCAAAGCCGGGCGGCAGGCACCGCTCACCCGCACTAAAGCCCTAGCTGAAAGCATCCGTCAGGCACTGCCGCGCACCGTTTCTGCCGAAGATGCGGATGCCACCGTGCGCCGTGTCTTCCAGGCCATCCGCATCGCTGTGAATGAGGAATTTACCGTGCTGGATAGCCTGCTGCGTGCCCTACCCGCCTCCCTCAAACCTGGAGGGCGGGTGGCCATCCTCACCTTCCATTCAGGCGAGGATCGGCGGGTCAAAAAAGCCTTTCAAGAGGGGCTGCATCTGGGGCAATACAGCACCGCTGCCCGTGAAGTCATCCGTGCGACCCCGAGTGAGCAGCACCAAAACCCACGCTCCGCCCCGGCTAAACTGCGCTGGGCGATCCGCGCAGAGTGA
- a CDS encoding nucleotide pyrophosphohydrolase produces the protein MTIEALTERICAFRDARDWQQFHNPKDMAVAIAAEAGELMQHFVWKTQAQTQQVITEKRAEITDEIADVGILLFELAHNLNIPLAEAMQAKLERNELRYPADKARGNNLKYNEL, from the coding sequence ATGACCATCGAAGCCCTGACTGAACGCATCTGCGCCTTTCGCGATGCCCGTGACTGGCAGCAGTTTCACAATCCCAAAGACATGGCCGTGGCCATCGCCGCTGAGGCTGGGGAACTGATGCAGCACTTTGTCTGGAAAACCCAGGCCCAGACTCAGCAGGTCATCACTGAAAAACGAGCCGAGATCACCGATGAAATCGCCGACGTGGGCATCCTGCTTTTTGAGCTGGCGCACAATTTAAACATCCCGCTGGCCGAGGCTATGCAGGCGAAACTGGAGCGCAATGAACTGCGCTACCCGGCCGATAAAGCCCGGGGCAACAACCTGAAATACAATGAACTCTGA
- a CDS encoding redox-sensing transcriptional repressor Rex, producing the protein MPRIDIPRKSIYRLSIYQRCLSKLRENDVDTVSSEALAKAAGVKPTQLRKDLAYFGQFGTRGLGYNVEVLSATISEVLGHNRLQPVILVGVGNLGSALLRYGGFRKEGFEVVAAFDVNPKRQPDLAIPILAITEMTDFIRQNQVKMAILAVPASAAQIVTNQMVDAGIQAVLNFSPSVLDVPEHVVVNSVDLAVELENLSYFIR; encoded by the coding sequence GTGCCTAGAATAGACATCCCCCGCAAATCTATTTATCGCCTCTCCATCTATCAGCGATGCTTAAGCAAGCTGCGCGAAAATGATGTGGATACTGTCTCTTCGGAAGCGCTGGCCAAAGCGGCTGGCGTGAAACCGACGCAACTGCGCAAAGACTTGGCTTACTTCGGGCAGTTCGGCACGCGGGGTCTAGGCTACAATGTGGAAGTCCTCAGCGCCACGATCTCCGAGGTGCTCGGCCACAATCGCCTGCAACCGGTAATCCTGGTAGGCGTGGGGAATTTAGGCTCTGCCCTGCTGCGTTACGGTGGCTTCCGTAAAGAAGGATTTGAAGTCGTCGCCGCCTTCGATGTCAACCCCAAGCGCCAGCCGGACCTCGCCATTCCCATCCTGGCCATCACCGAGATGACGGACTTTATCCGGCAGAATCAGGTCAAGATGGCCATCCTGGCCGTACCCGCCAGCGCGGCCCAGATTGTGACCAATCAGATGGTGGACGCGGGCATCCAGGCCGTGCTGAATTTCTCACCTTCCGTTTTGGATGTGCCGGAACACGTCGTGGTAAACAGTGTGGACCTGGCTGTGGAGTTGGAGAATTTGAGTTACTTCATTCGTTAG